The following coding sequences lie in one Rutidosis leptorrhynchoides isolate AG116_Rl617_1_P2 chromosome 6, CSIRO_AGI_Rlap_v1, whole genome shotgun sequence genomic window:
- the LOC139853331 gene encoding cullin-3B-like: MDPRDADESSKIIESAIHEAYGDNTTALTFDHLYSHASRLVQNNLGQKLYNGILTTMSSHINEMKRSIEQAWSNNYLLFLQELTTNWTKHNKAFHMLKPVYMCMDTNCTPSTHKFNVQELGVQLWVDDVIYSGDIRRNVTSALLDMVQTEREDQAVNRDLLKSVLKMLMDLGESVYKEVFEEHFIQITQCVYKPQSEDMVENHCCGYYLKETEKYLNDEMERISDYLDFENDIARKSLAKMKKLLLVLTVTNQMTTLLDKGLITMIVGDMYDDLARMYNLFRRVPDGTALIRDMMMCHVQRTVYQLVVTNPENVKDTVSFVQRLLDEKDKYEKIIHLSYNDDVGFQTGLNFVFKYMVNWNPRIPVYISLFVDDTLRKSENEDDVAIVLDKIMVFIGYLSKKDVFEEYYEKHMGKRLSSGVDKNVNEDAEKMMISKLKKECGSRFTSKLEAMLSEMKTSQV; the protein is encoded by the exons ATGGATCCGAGGGATGCTGACGAGAGTTCAAAGATAATAGAGAGTGCTATTCACGAGGCTTATGGCGATAACACCACTGCACTTACTTTCGATCATCTTTACAG TCACGCAAGTCGTTTGGTCCAAAACAATCTTGGACAAAAGTTATACAATGGAATCTTAACAACTATGTCATCACACATTAACGAGATGAAAAGATCCATCGAACAAGCGTGGTCTAACAACTACCTTTTGTTTCTACAAGAGTTGACCACGAATTGGACCAAACATAACAAAGCATTTCACATGTTAAAGCCTGTTTACATGTGCATGGATACTAATTGTACTCCCAGTACACACAAGTTCAATGTTCAAGAACTCGGAGTTCAACTGTGGGTCGATGATGTCATATATTCTGGTGATATCAGAAGGAACGTGACATCTGCGCTATTGGACATGGTGCAGACCGAAAGAGAAGATCAAGCTGTCAACAGGGATTTACTCAAAAGCGTATTGAAAATGTTAATGGATCTTGGTGAGTCTGTTTATAAAGAAGTGTTTGAAGAGCATTTTATACAAATTACGCAGTGCGTATACAAACCACAATCTGAGGATATGGTTGAAAATCATTGTTGTGGATATTATCTTAAGGAAACTGAGAAATATTTGAATGATGAAATGGAGAGGATTTCGGACTACTTGGATTTTGAAAATGACATAGCTCGTAAAAGTTTAGCGAAGATGAAGAAGTTATTGTTAGTTTTAACGGTTACAAATCAAATGACGACTTTACTTGACAAAGGGTTGATTACTATGATTGTGGGCGACATGTATGATGATTTGGCGCGAATGTACAACTTGTTTCGTAGGGTGCCAGATGGGACAGCGTTAATAAGGGATATGATGATGTGTCACGTTCAGAGAACAGTTTACCAACTGGTAGTTACCAATCCAGAAAACGTAAAAGATACTGTAAGTTTTGTACAACGCTTGTTAGACGAAAAAGATAAATACGAAAAGATTATTCATCTTTCGTATAATGATGACGTTGGATTTCAAACGGGTTTAAATTTTGTGTTTAAGTATATGGTTAATTGGAACCCGCGGATCCCAGTTTATATATcgttgtttgtggatgatacgcttaGGAAATCAGAGAATGAAGATGACGTGGCGATTGTACTAGATAAGATTATGGTGTTTATCGGTTATCTTAGTAAAAAAGATGTGTTTGAGGAGTATTACGAAAAACATATGGGAAAAAGGCTTAGTTCGGGCGTTGACAAGAATGTAAATGAAGATGCGGAGAAAATGATGATATCGAAGCTGAAAAAAGAATGCGGGTCTCGATTTACTTCTAAATTGGAAGCTATGTTAAGTGAGATGAAGACCTCACAGGTTTAA